AGGAGGATCAACGCATGAGTCCGCAGCAGAAGGCCGAGGCACTCGGGATCACGTTCACCAAGCAGGACCAGGGCTACCTGGCGATGGTCGTCCGGACCGGGAACCTGCTGATTACCTCCGGGCACGTCAGCGACCTGAAGGGGAAACTCGGCGAAGGCCTGACGGTCGACCAGGGGAAGGCGGCCGCCCGGGAGTGCGCCGAGAAGATCCTCAACTCCGTCTGGAATTTCCGGGGCACCCTCGACGGCCTCCGGGTGCTCAAGCTCCTGGGATGCGTGAGTTCGTCCCCGGACTTCACCGAACAGCACCTCGTCGTGAACGGGTGCAGCGACCTCCTGCACGAGATCTTCG
This Tautonia plasticadhaerens DNA region includes the following protein-coding sequences:
- a CDS encoding RidA family protein, which codes for MSPQQKAEALGITFTKQDQGYLAMVVRTGNLLITSGHVSDLKGKLGEGLTVDQGKAAARECAEKILNSVWNFRGTLDGLRVLKLLGCVSSSPDFTEQHLVVNGCSDLLHEIFGKDGDGYHARSALGFAQLPTGVAVEVEAIFEIKG